A portion of the Cellulophaga algicola DSM 14237 genome contains these proteins:
- a CDS encoding c-type cytochrome, which translates to MKSFIKIIAIGLILVSFASCSNKNSRNYQYMPNMYESIGYETYQKVEFLPNSSEAGQPVDHTIPRGKMPYEFANGLDGKELARLQASPLDSLKVEKNTAVGSELYGIYCAICHGSKGDGKGTLVDREKILGVPNYSDVGRNITVGSTYHTIYYGLNSMGSYANQLNEKERWQVAEYVIKLKQDLTK; encoded by the coding sequence ATGAAGAGTTTTATAAAAATTATAGCAATCGGTTTAATTTTGGTTTCTTTTGCTTCTTGTTCAAACAAGAATAGTAGGAATTATCAATACATGCCGAATATGTATGAGTCAATCGGTTACGAGACTTATCAGAAAGTAGAATTTCTGCCAAATAGTTCTGAAGCAGGTCAGCCTGTAGATCATACTATTCCACGTGGAAAAATGCCTTATGAATTTGCAAACGGTCTTGATGGTAAGGAATTAGCAAGACTTCAAGCGAGTCCATTAGATTCTCTAAAAGTTGAGAAAAATACGGCAGTTGGTTCTGAATTATACGGAATATATTGTGCAATTTGCCATGGTTCTAAAGGTGATGGTAAAGGAACTTTAGTAGATCGCGAAAAAATATTAGGTGTCCCTAATTATTCAGATGTTGGTAGAAATATTACGGTAGGTAGTACGTACCATACCATTTATTACGGATTGAACTCAATGGGTTCTTATGCAAACCAGCTTAACGAGAAAGAGCGTTGGCAAGTTGCTGAGTACGTGATCAAATTAAAACAAGACTTAACAAAATAA
- a CDS encoding cytochrome c oxidase subunit I → MSATAHAHEDDHAHDDHGHHHKETFVTKYIFSQDHKMISKQYLITGLIMGTIGIAMSILFRMQLAWPGESFPVFEALLGKWAPDGVMDADIYLALVTIHGTIMVFFVLTAGLSGTFSNLLIPLQIGARDMASGFLNMVSYWLFFLSSIIMLSSLFIEAGPAAAGWTVYPPLSALPMAQPGSGLGMTLWLTSMAIFIASSLLGSLNYIVTVINLRTKGMSMTRLPLSIWAFFVTAIIGVVSFPVLLSAALLLIMDRSFGTSFFLSDIFIQGEVLHYQGGSPVLYEHLFWFLGHPEVYIVILPAMGIVSEVMAVNARKPIFGYRAMIASIIAIAFLSTIVWGHHMFVSGMNPFLGSVFTFTTLLIAIPSAVKAFNWITTLWKGNLQLNPGMLFSIGMVSTFISGGLTGIILGDSTLDINVHDTYFVIAHFHLVMGISALYGLFAGVYHWFPKMFYGRLMNKNLGYVHFWITAIGSYGIFFPMHFVGMAGVPRRYYQNTAFPMFDELTDVQILITMFAILTAFTQLIFIYNFISSIFYGKKGPENPWQANTLEWTTPIEHVHGNWPGEIPEVHRWAYDYSKTREDGEYVIPGQDFIPQTVPLQENEEEMNH, encoded by the coding sequence ATGTCAGCAACAGCACATGCACACGAAGATGATCATGCACACGACGATCATGGACATCATCATAAAGAGACTTTTGTAACAAAGTATATATTTAGTCAAGATCATAAGATGATTTCAAAGCAGTATCTAATTACTGGTTTGATTATGGGGACTATAGGTATTGCAATGTCTATTTTATTTAGAATGCAACTAGCTTGGCCAGGAGAATCTTTTCCTGTTTTTGAAGCTTTACTAGGTAAATGGGCGCCAGATGGTGTTATGGATGCAGATATCTATTTAGCATTAGTAACAATTCACGGTACTATAATGGTATTCTTTGTTTTAACTGCAGGGTTAAGTGGTACATTTAGTAACTTATTGATTCCCCTTCAAATTGGTGCTAGAGATATGGCTTCTGGTTTCCTGAACATGGTTTCCTATTGGTTATTTTTCTTATCCTCAATTATAATGCTTTCTTCTCTTTTTATAGAAGCGGGCCCGGCAGCTGCTGGTTGGACGGTTTACCCACCACTTAGTGCATTGCCAATGGCTCAGCCTGGTTCAGGTTTAGGTATGACATTATGGTTAACATCAATGGCTATATTTATTGCATCTTCATTATTAGGTTCATTGAACTATATTGTTACTGTTATAAATCTTAGAACAAAAGGGATGTCAATGACAAGATTGCCATTATCAATTTGGGCATTTTTTGTTACCGCTATCATAGGTGTCGTTTCTTTCCCTGTTCTATTATCTGCAGCTCTTTTGTTAATTATGGATAGAAGTTTTGGTACTTCGTTCTTTTTGTCAGATATATTTATACAAGGTGAAGTCTTACATTACCAAGGAGGTTCTCCTGTATTATATGAGCATTTGTTTTGGTTCTTAGGTCACCCAGAGGTTTATATTGTAATATTACCTGCAATGGGTATTGTTTCTGAAGTAATGGCAGTTAATGCGCGTAAGCCTATTTTTGGTTACCGTGCCATGATTGCTTCTATTATTGCAATTGCATTTTTATCTACGATCGTATGGGGTCACCATATGTTTGTATCAGGTATGAATCCATTTTTGGGATCTGTGTTTACATTCACAACCTTACTAATTGCAATTCCTTCAGCGGTTAAAGCCTTTAACTGGATAACAACATTGTGGAAAGGAAATCTTCAGCTAAACCCGGGAATGTTATTTTCCATAGGGATGGTTTCTACTTTTATTAGTGGAGGATTAACGGGTATTATCCTTGGAGATAGTACATTGGATATTAATGTGCATGATACGTATTTCGTTATTGCTCACTTTCACTTAGTAATGGGTATTTCTGCCTTATATGGCCTTTTTGCAGGAGTTTATCACTGGTTTCCTAAAATGTTCTATGGTAGATTAATGAATAAAAATTTAGGATATGTACATTTTTGGATTACTGCGATAGGTTCTTATGGAATTTTCTTCCCAATGCATTTTGTGGGTATGGCTGGTGTACCAAGAAGATACTATCAGAATACAGCATTCCCAATGTTTGATGAGTTAACTGATGTTCAAATATTGATCACGATGTTTGCTATTTTAACAGCTTTTACTCAGTTGATATTTATTTATAATTTTATCAGCAGTATTTTCTACGGTAAAAAAGGACCTGAAAATCCTTGGCAGGCAAATACGTTAGAATGGACTACACCAATTGAGCACGTTCATGGTAACTGGCCTGGTGAAATTCCTGAAGTACACCGTTGGGCATACGACTATAGTAAAACTAGAGAAGATGGGGAATATGTGATTCCTGGTCAAGATTTTATACCTCAAACGGTTCCTTTACAGGAAAATGAAGAGGAAATGAATCATTAA
- a CDS encoding ABC transporter permease — MNDLFIIIKKELTELLRDKKTIINSIVLPTVLVPILIFGAMKVTELIEKQQQEKTVKIGLVNAPSEFSALIAADTLNKVTTYDKVEDFKALIEDESIATAIVFPADWDSQMESLNTGEVQIFRNGSKENVNKRASKLIETYNAKLKEERIAILNIPTQKMKPFTENYIEVGEQKEVIGKKIGGFIPYLFILTMWGGCLLAAVDLVTGEKERKTIETTLSLPISKFKVLFGKAIVASLLGFIPALLNLIGLIIGLKLFNGIPDSFKSVISEMLNFQSISLILLLLIPFALFLSGFIIALVASATSFKEAQSKASPLIMLIIIPLVLAMMPGIELNWTTVLIPVLNIGLGVKEIMAGTIDMVQYVVILVSLIAFAVAAVYFSYKKFSDENAILK; from the coding sequence ATGAACGACTTATTTATAATTATAAAGAAAGAGCTAACTGAGCTTCTTAGGGATAAGAAAACAATTATTAATTCTATTGTTCTACCCACCGTATTAGTTCCAATTCTAATTTTTGGCGCCATGAAAGTGACGGAACTCATTGAGAAACAGCAACAAGAAAAAACAGTAAAAATAGGCCTTGTAAATGCACCTTCAGAGTTTTCTGCCTTAATTGCCGCAGATACTTTAAATAAGGTAACCACCTATGATAAGGTTGAAGATTTTAAAGCATTAATTGAAGACGAAAGCATAGCAACCGCTATTGTTTTTCCTGCTGATTGGGATTCACAAATGGAAAGCTTAAATACAGGTGAAGTGCAAATTTTCAGAAATGGATCTAAAGAAAATGTAAACAAAAGAGCGTCTAAATTAATTGAAACCTACAATGCTAAATTAAAAGAAGAACGGATTGCTATTCTCAACATTCCTACGCAAAAAATGAAACCTTTTACAGAGAACTATATTGAGGTTGGCGAACAGAAAGAGGTTATTGGAAAAAAAATAGGGGGTTTTATTCCTTATTTATTTATTCTTACCATGTGGGGCGGATGTTTACTAGCTGCTGTAGATTTAGTTACTGGAGAAAAAGAACGTAAAACAATAGAAACAACCTTATCCTTACCTATTTCAAAATTTAAAGTGCTTTTCGGAAAAGCTATTGTAGCTTCCTTACTTGGTTTTATCCCTGCATTATTAAATCTAATAGGGCTTATTATAGGACTTAAACTCTTTAATGGCATTCCAGATTCTTTTAAATCTGTGATTAGTGAGATGCTCAATTTTCAATCGATATCCTTAATTTTATTATTATTAATCCCCTTTGCCTTGTTTTTATCAGGTTTCATTATTGCCTTAGTCGCTAGTGCAACCTCATTTAAAGAAGCACAAAGTAAGGCATCACCTTTAATCATGTTAATCATAATCCCTTTGGTCTTAGCTATGATGCCAGGTATAGAATTAAACTGGACCACCGTATTAATCCCTGTATTAAATATTGGCTTAGGAGTCAAAGAAATAATGGCAGGAACTATTGATATGGTACAATATGTTGTAATTCTAGTTTCCCTTATAGCTTTTGCGGTAGCAGCTGTTTACTTCAGCTATAAAAAATTCTCAGACGAGAATGCAATTTTAAAATAA
- a CDS encoding GIN domain-containing protein has product MKFRLLTFVICLLFISVSFGQRKPKIRGSRVVTEVTMELEPFTAIELKDDIDIVLRKASDCGYNLTIDDNLVDVLKFRVEDGTLTISSFYTIAAKKKMEIIVFYTTLNALTMMDGKIEMKDLINTDVLAINTYGSSKLQLNVDAGSVDVVMADNSFAELNVTADTLNMSFKDRVDAEIYAVSKTQNLEMFKNAQLKINGNTEFMNIHLFDNTSLKAAELDAGDVSLSLEASSSAYINAFNNLTLSSKGSAKTFLYGPAVITITDFLNTSQLNKR; this is encoded by the coding sequence ATGAAATTTAGATTATTAACATTTGTCATTTGTTTACTTTTTATTAGCGTTTCTTTCGGTCAGCGAAAACCTAAAATAAGAGGTAGTAGAGTCGTTACGGAAGTTACCATGGAACTAGAGCCGTTTACGGCTATAGAATTAAAGGATGACATCGATATTGTTTTACGTAAAGCTTCAGATTGTGGCTATAATTTAACTATTGATGATAATTTGGTTGACGTTTTAAAATTTAGAGTAGAAGATGGTACCTTAACGATTAGTTCTTTTTATACCATAGCTGCTAAAAAGAAAATGGAAATTATTGTTTTTTATACGACACTCAATGCACTGACCATGATGGATGGTAAGATTGAAATGAAAGATTTAATTAATACAGATGTATTAGCTATTAACACCTATGGTTCATCTAAGCTTCAGTTAAATGTAGATGCTGGAAGTGTTGATGTTGTAATGGCAGATAATAGTTTTGCAGAATTAAATGTTACAGCAGATACTTTAAATATGTCATTTAAGGATAGAGTTGATGCTGAAATTTACGCGGTAAGTAAAACACAAAATCTTGAAATGTTTAAAAACGCTCAACTTAAAATTAATGGGAATACCGAGTTTATGAATATTCACCTTTTTGATAATACTAGTTTAAAAGCTGCTGAGTTAGATGCAGGCGATGTTAGTTTATCCTTAGAAGCTTCTTCTAGTGCGTATATTAATGCTTTTAATAATCTTACACTAAGTTCTAAAGGTTCTGCTAAAACATTCTTATATGGGCCTGCAGTTATTACAATTACTGATTTTTTAAATACATCACAACTAAATAAGCGATAG
- a CDS encoding acyl-CoA dehydrogenase family protein yields MKKNIYTLGVLQYIPFFYVIWSDGLLSASEINITKTAFEKDASLTTADKKTLAGWLDKNNKPSSQELKSWRTIISNAAIKLVEHDAYPLASLAKRLVAHYFSDTPENKQLQHIELNLGIQPNHYHHLFDVEVQHEATSDYYNAKELDAILKGEFAATVTKFHEVLKDPIYTWSIERNKEKFRATVLNQVKHLAAENYGAMAYPNAYGGIEDMPAYAFIFENIMYVDGSLAIKFGVQFGLFGGSIQKLGTKYHHDLYLANAGKAELLGCFAMTETGHGSNVRGIKTTATYQKETDLIILHTPGENDNKEYIGNALDATMASVFAQLIVNGKNEGVHAILVPIRDKNHELLPGVRIEDNGYKLGLNGVDNGKIWFNQVSVPRKNLLNKYGDIKEDGTYYSNIENPNKRFFTMLGTLVGGRICVARAGLGGAKKALTIAVKHALKRRQFNDNKKIQEDLLMDYPSHQLRLTPPIAKAYVYDVTLQHIMKLYSDDTKTDKREIETQVAGLKSIITWFANDTIQECREACGGKGYLIENRIADLKGDVDIFTTFEGDNNVLLQLAAKGVLSDFKAEFNSAGFASVLKLLTSQLNDKLTTINPIYSNKTDAEHLYNPKFHKHAFEYRTRRLTYTLAMRIRNYIKNGVPSYQAFLKVQTHLLALGKAYSCQLSYEIYSTYTETITDEKNKILFEQLGTLSALHEIKADASWYLEQGYMGASKSKAIKQRVERICTELRPHINVLVDGFGIPPHLITAPIAK; encoded by the coding sequence ATGAAAAAGAACATTTACACTCTCGGCGTTTTACAATATATTCCTTTCTTCTATGTGATATGGTCTGATGGATTACTTTCTGCTTCAGAAATTAACATTACTAAAACTGCATTTGAGAAGGATGCATCATTGACAACAGCAGATAAAAAAACTTTAGCGGGTTGGTTAGATAAAAATAACAAACCTTCTAGTCAAGAATTAAAATCATGGAGGACTATAATTTCTAATGCAGCCATAAAATTAGTCGAACACGATGCATACCCATTAGCTAGTTTAGCTAAAAGATTGGTTGCTCATTATTTTTCCGATACACCAGAAAATAAACAATTACAACACATTGAATTAAACTTAGGTATTCAACCAAACCATTACCATCATTTATTTGATGTTGAAGTACAGCATGAAGCAACATCAGATTATTACAATGCAAAAGAGCTTGATGCTATACTTAAAGGTGAATTTGCAGCTACTGTTACAAAATTTCATGAGGTATTAAAAGATCCCATTTACACTTGGAGTATAGAACGAAATAAAGAAAAATTTAGAGCTACAGTTTTAAACCAAGTAAAACACCTAGCCGCAGAAAATTATGGCGCAATGGCTTACCCTAATGCGTATGGCGGAATTGAAGATATGCCTGCTTACGCTTTTATTTTTGAAAACATCATGTATGTAGATGGTAGCTTAGCGATAAAATTTGGCGTCCAATTTGGGTTATTTGGCGGTAGCATTCAGAAATTAGGGACCAAATACCATCACGATCTCTATTTAGCCAACGCAGGTAAAGCAGAATTACTAGGGTGTTTTGCAATGACCGAAACAGGACATGGTTCTAATGTACGTGGTATAAAAACTACAGCAACCTACCAAAAAGAAACCGATCTGATCATACTTCATACTCCCGGAGAAAATGATAATAAAGAATATATAGGTAATGCCTTAGATGCTACTATGGCTTCTGTATTTGCTCAACTCATTGTAAATGGTAAAAATGAAGGCGTGCATGCAATTTTGGTTCCTATTCGGGACAAAAACCACGAACTACTTCCAGGAGTAAGAATTGAAGATAATGGGTATAAACTTGGGCTAAATGGTGTTGATAATGGAAAAATATGGTTTAATCAGGTTAGTGTTCCTAGAAAAAATTTATTAAATAAGTATGGTGATATTAAGGAAGATGGCACTTACTATTCCAATATAGAGAATCCGAATAAACGTTTTTTTACCATGCTCGGAACTTTGGTTGGAGGTAGAATTTGTGTTGCAAGAGCAGGTTTAGGAGGTGCTAAAAAAGCACTTACAATTGCTGTAAAACATGCCTTAAAGCGAAGACAATTTAATGATAATAAAAAAATTCAAGAAGATTTATTGATGGACTACCCAAGTCATCAATTACGCTTGACTCCACCAATAGCTAAAGCATATGTCTACGATGTTACACTTCAACATATTATGAAATTGTATAGTGACGACACTAAAACAGATAAACGTGAAATTGAAACACAGGTTGCTGGTTTAAAATCTATCATTACTTGGTTTGCCAATGATACTATTCAGGAATGCAGAGAAGCCTGTGGTGGTAAGGGGTATTTAATTGAGAACCGCATTGCTGATTTAAAGGGCGACGTAGACATCTTTACAACATTTGAAGGAGATAATAACGTACTACTTCAATTAGCCGCTAAGGGAGTATTATCTGATTTTAAGGCAGAATTTAATAGTGCTGGTTTTGCATCAGTACTAAAACTTTTAACTTCTCAACTAAATGACAAATTAACTACGATAAATCCAATTTACAGCAATAAGACAGACGCTGAACATTTGTACAACCCAAAATTTCACAAACATGCTTTTGAATATCGCACAAGAAGATTAACCTACACACTAGCCATGCGCATTCGCAATTATATTAAGAATGGTGTTCCTTCCTACCAAGCATTTTTAAAAGTACAAACTCATTTATTAGCGTTAGGTAAGGCATATAGCTGTCAATTATCTTACGAAATATACAGCACATACACTGAAACGATCACAGATGAGAAAAACAAAATACTTTTTGAGCAATTAGGAACCTTATCTGCTTTACATGAAATTAAAGCAGATGCCAGTTGGTATTTAGAACAAGGATATATGGGTGCTAGTAAATCAAAAGCAATAAAACAACGTGTAGAACGTATCTGCACAGAATTACGCCCACACATTAATGTACTTGTAGATGGGTTTGGAATTCCTCCTCATTTGATAACTGCTCCTATAGCTAAATAG
- a CDS encoding cytochrome c oxidase subunit II yields the protein MTAFLIIAVLVLVAIAIWQMTKIFELSQIKADNSQIANDKDNKYNGYLLFAFLIFIYGLTIFCFWKYSEVLLPEAASEHGAEYDSLMLWSFVIIFIVQTLTQGLLHYFGFKYRGVKGNKALFFADNDRLEFIWTIIPVIVLSGLILWGLYTWTNIMDVNDEDDPLIVELYAQQFNWTARYAGDDNVLGDANVRLIDIDRANVLGLDEADPNATDDIIVKELHLPVGRKVNFKMRSQDVLHSAYMPHFRAQMNCVPGMITEFSYTPIYTTEQMRQNPDVIDKVKRTNAIRAARAAKGEDNSDPWEFDYILLCNKICGKSHYNMQMKIIVESEEDYNKWIAEQQSFGTTMMASAK from the coding sequence ATGACTGCATTTTTAATTATAGCTGTTTTAGTATTAGTGGCAATTGCTATATGGCAAATGACCAAAATTTTTGAACTGTCGCAAATTAAGGCGGACAATTCACAAATTGCTAACGATAAAGACAATAAGTATAACGGATATCTTTTATTTGCATTCCTTATATTTATATATGGACTTACTATTTTCTGTTTCTGGAAATATTCTGAAGTTTTACTGCCAGAAGCAGCATCAGAACATGGAGCGGAATATGATAGTCTAATGCTTTGGTCGTTTGTAATAATCTTTATTGTTCAAACATTAACGCAAGGATTATTACATTATTTCGGCTTTAAGTATAGAGGCGTAAAAGGTAATAAGGCACTTTTCTTTGCTGATAATGATCGTTTAGAGTTTATTTGGACTATTATTCCTGTTATCGTTTTATCTGGTTTAATTCTTTGGGGTTTATATACATGGACTAATATCATGGATGTAAATGATGAAGATGATCCATTAATAGTTGAGCTATATGCACAACAGTTTAACTGGACAGCAAGATATGCAGGAGATGATAATGTTCTAGGTGATGCTAATGTTCGGTTGATTGATATTGACCGTGCTAATGTATTAGGTTTAGATGAAGCAGATCCTAATGCTACTGATGATATTATTGTTAAAGAATTGCATCTTCCTGTCGGAAGAAAAGTAAATTTCAAGATGCGTTCTCAGGATGTATTGCACTCGGCTTATATGCCTCACTTTAGAGCTCAAATGAACTGTGTTCCTGGTATGATTACTGAGTTTTCTTATACTCCAATTTATACTACAGAACAAATGCGTCAGAACCCTGATGTGATAGATAAGGTAAAAAGGACTAATGCTATCAGAGCTGCTAGAGCTGCAAAAGGAGAAGATAATTCTGACCCATGGGAGTTTGATTATATTTTGCTATGTAATAAGATTTGTGGAAAATCGCACTATAACATGCAAATGAAAATCATAGTTGAATCGGAAGAAGATTACAACAAATGGATAGCTGAACAACAATCGTTCGGTACAACCATGATGGCTTCGGCAAAATAA
- the ruvB gene encoding Holliday junction branch migration DNA helicase RuvB — protein sequence MNEHLDPTNENFTPEEVDFDKALRPISFSDFTGQEQILENLKVFVEAANLRGEALDHTLFHGPPGLGKTTLAHILANELGVGIKITSGPVLDKPGDLAGLLTNLDERDVLFIDEIHRLSPIVEEYLYSAMEDYKIDIMIETGPNARSVQINLNPFTLIGATTRSGLLTSPMRARFGIQSRLQYYSSELLATIVTRSSEILKMPITADAAIEIAGRSRGTPRICNALLRRVRDFAQIKGNGKIDLEISRFALKALNVDAHGLDEMDNKILLTLIDKFKGGPVGITTLATAVSESAETIEEVYEPFLIQEGFIMRTPRGREVTELAYKHLGRIKGSVQGGLF from the coding sequence ATGAATGAGCATTTAGATCCTACAAATGAAAATTTCACTCCAGAAGAAGTAGATTTTGATAAAGCACTCAGGCCCATAAGTTTTTCTGACTTTACAGGGCAAGAGCAAATTTTGGAAAATTTAAAGGTTTTTGTAGAAGCGGCTAACCTACGTGGCGAGGCGTTAGATCATACACTATTTCATGGTCCTCCAGGTTTAGGGAAAACAACGTTAGCCCATATTTTAGCGAATGAACTTGGTGTAGGTATAAAAATTACGTCTGGTCCTGTATTAGATAAACCTGGAGATTTAGCAGGTTTATTAACCAACCTAGATGAGCGTGATGTGCTTTTTATTGATGAAATTCATCGCTTAAGTCCTATTGTAGAAGAGTATTTATATTCTGCGATGGAAGATTATAAAATAGATATTATGATAGAAACAGGGCCAAATGCGCGTTCTGTTCAGATAAATTTAAATCCGTTTACATTAATTGGGGCTACGACACGTTCGGGGTTATTAACGTCTCCTATGCGTGCACGTTTCGGAATCCAAAGTAGATTACAATATTATTCTTCAGAACTTCTTGCTACAATTGTAACCAGAAGCTCAGAAATTTTAAAAATGCCTATTACTGCAGATGCTGCAATAGAAATTGCAGGAAGAAGTAGAGGAACACCTCGTATTTGTAATGCCTTATTGCGAAGAGTTCGAGATTTTGCTCAGATTAAAGGAAATGGTAAAATTGATTTGGAAATTTCTCGTTTTGCACTAAAAGCATTGAATGTAGATGCCCATGGTTTAGATGAAATGGATAATAAAATTCTCTTAACCTTAATTGATAAGTTTAAAGGTGGTCCTGTGGGGATTACTACTTTGGCAACCGCTGTTTCTGAAAGTGCAGAAACTATTGAAGAAGTTTATGAGCCATTTTTAATTCAAGAAGGGTTTATTATGCGCACGCCTCGGGGGCGTGAGGTTACAGAATTAGCCTATAAACATTTAGGCCGTATAAAAGGGAGTGTTCAAGGAGGCTTATTTTAA
- a CDS encoding cytochrome P450 has product MNSKRILKNPLPFHRENFEKHGDLFRVPVGIRNELAFTRDPKLIKHILQKQHRKYQKSTLQTKDLAKYIGHGILTSNGEHWRTHRRMVQPAFHKKKLRNLMGTIREAILLEIDGLSTSNTIDVYPIMSNLAFQVVAKSLFSSDDIQKEMSELQYITETNQRMLIKEMRQPYLNWWFQLSGKIKKHLNLAKDGQAILHQLIEERRNSEIEKDDLLDMLLQARYEDGTAMAKEQLIDEVLILFTAGHETTANALSFLVFLLAKHPDIQEKAYQEVKNISLEGDDVLTQILELKYIQQCVEEAMRLYPPAYIIDRVSIEDDEFEGLQIPKDSLVLMSIYELHRNEDFWEKPNEFNPERFDASRKKEYQEYYYPFGAGPRMCVGNNFAMYEMVIAVTELLQKYKMTTPLKAVTVNPLISLKPVDVLINFRNRN; this is encoded by the coding sequence ATGAATAGTAAAAGGATTCTTAAGAATCCATTGCCATTTCATCGTGAAAATTTTGAAAAACACGGAGATTTATTTCGGGTGCCAGTTGGTATTAGGAATGAACTTGCATTTACACGTGATCCAAAATTAATAAAACATATTCTTCAAAAACAACATCGAAAATACCAAAAATCAACCTTACAGACTAAAGATTTAGCCAAGTATATAGGGCACGGTATTTTAACTTCCAATGGAGAACATTGGCGCACTCATAGGCGCATGGTGCAGCCTGCTTTTCATAAAAAGAAGTTGCGTAATTTAATGGGAACTATTCGTGAAGCAATTTTATTAGAAATAGACGGCTTATCTACATCCAATACAATAGATGTGTATCCTATCATGAGTAATTTGGCATTTCAAGTGGTGGCTAAATCATTATTTAGTAGTGATGATATTCAGAAAGAAATGTCTGAATTACAATACATCACAGAGACCAATCAAAGAATGCTGATTAAAGAGATGCGGCAACCGTATCTAAATTGGTGGTTTCAATTAAGTGGGAAAATAAAAAAACATTTAAATTTAGCGAAAGACGGGCAAGCTATTCTACATCAATTAATAGAAGAAAGGCGAAATTCAGAAATAGAGAAAGACGATTTATTAGATATGCTTCTTCAAGCTAGATATGAAGATGGCACCGCTATGGCTAAAGAGCAATTGATAGATGAAGTACTTATCTTATTTACGGCTGGGCACGAAACAACTGCAAATGCATTAAGTTTTTTAGTGTTCTTACTTGCAAAACATCCAGATATTCAAGAAAAAGCGTACCAAGAGGTGAAGAATATTTCATTAGAAGGAGATGATGTTTTAACCCAAATATTAGAGTTAAAATATATTCAGCAATGTGTAGAAGAAGCAATGCGTTTGTATCCACCTGCGTATATTATAGATCGTGTCTCTATAGAAGATGATGAGTTTGAGGGGTTACAGATCCCAAAAGATTCCTTGGTTTTAATGAGTATTTATGAATTGCATAGAAATGAAGATTTCTGGGAGAAGCCTAATGAATTTAATCCTGAGCGTTTTGATGCTTCAAGGAAGAAAGAATACCAAGAGTACTATTATCCATTTGGGGCAGGTCCTAGAATGTGTGTAGGGAATAATTTTGCTATGTATGAAATGGTGATTGCCGTAACAGAACTGCTACAAAAATATAAAATGACCACACCATTGAAAGCGGTAACGGTTAATCCATTAATTTCACTTAAGCCCGTAGACGTGCTAATTAATTTTAGGAATAGAAATTAA
- a CDS encoding DUF3341 domain-containing protein — MASKVIHALYTDDDVLMHAVKKVKEAKHHIEEVYCPFPVHGLDKAMGLAPTRIAITAFIYGCIGLAVATVMMNFIMIEDWPQDIGGKPSFSYLENMPAFVPIMFELTVFFAAHLMVITFYMRSKLWPFKEAENPDKRTTDDHFLMEIEIHDNEDELWQLLAESGAVEINILEK, encoded by the coding sequence ATGGCATCTAAAGTTATACATGCACTTTATACAGATGATGACGTGTTAATGCACGCTGTAAAGAAAGTAAAAGAAGCTAAGCATCATATTGAAGAGGTTTATTGTCCTTTCCCCGTTCACGGGCTAGACAAAGCAATGGGTCTTGCGCCAACTAGAATAGCTATTACAGCGTTTATCTATGGGTGTATTGGTCTTGCGGTAGCAACCGTTATGATGAATTTCATCATGATAGAAGATTGGCCACAAGATATTGGAGGTAAGCCTAGCTTTAGCTATTTAGAAAATATGCCGGCTTTCGTTCCTATTATGTTTGAACTTACAGTGTTTTTTGCGGCGCATTTAATGGTAATTACTTTTTACATGAGAAGTAAACTATGGCCTTTTAAAGAAGCAGAGAATCCAGATAAGAGAACCACTGATGATCATTTTTTAATGGAAATTGAAATCCATGATAATGAAGATGAACTATGGCAATTGTTAGCTGAATCGGGAGCTGTTGAAATTAATATTTTAGAAAAGTAG